Proteins from a single region of Pangasianodon hypophthalmus isolate fPanHyp1 chromosome 7, fPanHyp1.pri, whole genome shotgun sequence:
- the c7h15orf40 gene encoding UPF0235 protein C15orf40 homolog yields MYCQSLRHGFMRIALFTLSESNCRGSVCASSATVKSPIRGVSFINKMPKKEKTSKNTQMKKQSETPTGPVSTLKDGGLAIAVHAKPGAKQNAVTDVSSEAVGVAIAAPPTDGEANAELVRYLCKVLALKKSEVMLDKGSKSREKVIKVTASISQEEVLERLKREAAG; encoded by the exons ATGTACTGCCAAAGTCTGCGTCATGGTTTTATGAGAATAGCGTTATTTACACTCTCTGAAAGCAACTGtaggggaagtgtgtgtgcttctTCGGCTACAGTAAAGTCTCCAATCAGAGGAGTTTCTTTTATAAACAAGATGcccaagaaagaaaaaacg AGCAAAAACACTCAGATGAAGAAGCAGTCAGAGACGCCGACTGGTCCAGTTTCGACGCTTAAAGACGGCGGACTTGCAATAGCAGTACACGCCAAGCCTGGAGCAAAGCAAAATGCCGTGACAG ATGTGAGCTCGGAGGCAGTGGGGGTCGCTATTGCTGCACCTCCCACAGACGGCGAGGCTAACGCAGAGCTGGTGCGCTATCTGTGCAAAGTGCTGGCGCTGAAGAAGAGTGAAGTCATGCTGGATAAG GGCAGTAAATCCAGAGAAAAAGTCATTAAAGTCACTGCATCGATTAGCCAAGAGGAGGTTCTGGAGAGACTAAAGCGAGAGGCTGCTGGCTGA